A region of Marasmius oreades isolate 03SP1 chromosome 9, whole genome shotgun sequence DNA encodes the following proteins:
- the RPC2 gene encoding DNA-directed RNA polymerase III subunit: MGTREGNEDWDRMDVNWRGLGVTDPIKTVEDKWLLLPAFLKVKGLVKQHIDSFNYFVDVDIKNIVKANNKVTSDVDPRFWLKYTDINVGFPDRNELEAVDKKVTPNECRLRDTTYSAPVIVTIHYTRGKKVIQRNVNIGRLPIMLRSNKCVLAGRSEEELARMIECPLDPGGYFVVRGTEKVILVQEQLSKNRIIVEADPVKGVVQASCTSSTHGGLKSKTYVTTKKGKIYLRHNSIHDDVPIVIALKALGIQSDKEILLLTAGSTEAYKSAFSSNLEDAAKLGVFTRQQALEWIGSRVKINRRVVGPRRPAWEEALEALATIVLAHVPINGLDLRAKAIFVATMTRRVLMAMDDEKMVDDRDYVGNKRLELAGQLLALLFEDLFKTYNSNLKSAIDKVLKKPSRTSEFDAYNTMQFMGDHITSGFVRAIATGNWALKRFRMERAGVTHVLSRLSFISALGMMTRISSQFEKTRKVSGPRALQPSQWGMLCPSDTPEGEACGLVKNLALMTHITTDVDEGPIIKLAYMLGVEDIASATGTEIYGPHTFVVNVNGNIIGLTRYPSRFVAQFRKLRRARRFSEFVSVYINHHHKSVHIASDGGRICRPMIIVENIRPRVTSEHISELKKGKLVFDDFLRLGLVEYLDVNEENDTYIALYESNIVPGTTHLEIEPFTLLGAVAGLIPYPHHNQSPRNTYQCAMGKQAIGAIGYNQFNRIDTLLYLSVYPQQPMVKTKTIELVGYDRLPAGQNATVAVMSFSGYDIEDALILNKASLDRGYGRCQVLRKNTTLIRKYPNGTFDRLADAPLDENGRIAKKYDIVQPDGLAGVNERVDPGDVYVNKQSPVNANDNTFTGQATSPSVPYKNTPMTYKSPVAGIIDKVMISETENDQTLIKVLIRQTRRPELGDKFSSRHGQKGVCGLIVNQEDMPFNDQGIVPDTIMNPHGFPSRMTVGKMIELLAGKAGVLCGKLQYGTAFGGSKVEDMSRLLIEHGFSYSGKDMLTSGITGEPLEAYVYFGPIYYQKLKHMVMDKMHARARGPRATLTRQPTEGRSREGGLRLGEMERDCLIGYGATQLLLERLMLSSDKFEVNACQECGLLGYNGWCTFCKSSKKVAKLTIPYAAKLLFQELMAMNVVPRLVLDDA; encoded by the exons ATAAATGGCTTTTGTTACCTGCATTCCTCAAAGTAAAGGGTCTAGTCAAACAACACATTGACTCCTTCAACTATTTTGTCGACGTTGACATCAAGAACATAGTCAAAGCCAACAATAAAGTCACCTCAGACGTCGATCCTCGTTTTTGGCTCAAGTACACTGACATTAACGTCGGGTTTCCTGATCGAAACGAATTGGAAGCAGTCGACAAGAAGGTTACCCCGAATGAATGTAGACTTCGCGATACCACATACAGCGCACCAGTCATAGTCACAATACACTATACCCGAGGCAAAAAAGTCATACAAAGGAACGTGAATATTGGTCGTCTACCCATCATGTTGCGAAGCAACAAGTGTGTCCTCGCAGGTCGATCAGAGGAAGAACTGGCTCGCATGATAGAATGTCCTTTAGATCCTGGTGGTTACTTCGTGGTCAGAGGAACTGAAAAGGTCATTCTGGTACAAGAACAACTCAGCAAGAACCGCATCATTGTCGAAGCAGATCCTGTAAAAGGTGTTGTTCAAGCATCTTGTACGTC TTCGACGCATGGAGGTCTAAAGTCCAAAACCTATGTTACTACGAAAAAGGGCAAAATCTATCTCCGCCACAATTCCATCCATGATGACGTTCCTATCGTAATCGCGTTGAAAGCTCTCGGAATTCAGTCCGACAAGGAGATCCTTCTCTTGACTGCTGGAAGTACAGAGGCGTATAAATCTGCTTTTTCCTCCAATTTAGAAGATGCAGCGAAGTTGGGTGTCTTCACCCGGCAACAAGCGCTCGAGTGGATTGGTTCTCGCGTGAAGATCAATCGTCGAGTAGTTGGTCCGAGAAGACCTGCCTGGGAAGAGGCTTTAGAGGCGTTGGCGACCATTGTTCTTGCTCATGTACCCATCAATGGTCTCGACTTGCGAGCGAAGGCCATCTTTGTTGCAACTATGACGCGACGCGTTCTGATGGCTATGGATGATGAAAAGATGGTCGATGATCGGGACTATGTCGGGAATAAACGATTGGAATT GGCAGGTCAATTGCTTGCACTTCTATTCGAAGACCTCTTCAAAACATATAATTCCAATCTTAAGTCTGCTATCGACAAAGTGCTCAAGAAACCATCTCGAACAAGCGAATTCGATGCGTACAACACGATGCAGTTCATGGGCGATCACATCACCTCCGGTTTTGTTCGTGCTATAGCGACaggaaattgggcgctaaaACGGTTTAGGATGGAGCGTGCGGGTGTAACGCATGTGCTCAGTCGCCTTAGTTTCATCTCGGCTCTTGGAATGATGACCAGGATTTCTTCACAATTCGAAAAGACTAGAAAGGTCAGTGGTCCGAGAGCTTTGCAACCTAGTCAGTGGGGAATGCTTTGTCCTAGTGATACGCCAGAGGGGGAAGCATGTGGTTTGGTGAAAAATCTAGCGCTTATGACGCATATTACTACGGATGTGGATGAGGGGCCTATCATCAAGTTGGCGTATATGTTGGGTGTTGAAG ATATCGCCTCGGCAACTGGGACGGAAATCTATGGCCCACACACTTTCGTCGTGAACGTGAACGGAAACATCATAGGCCTCACTCGATACCCATCTCGATTCGTGGCACAATTCCGGAAACTTCGTAGGGCGAGACGGTTCAGCGAGTTCGTGAGCGTTTACATCAATCATCATCACAAGTCAGTCCACATTGCGAGCGACGGTGGTCGTATATGTCGACCTATGATCATTGTGGAGAATATACGACCAAGAGTGACTTCAGAGCATATTTCG GAATTGAAAAAAGGAAAACTCGTGTTCGACGATTTCCTCAGACTTGGGCTGGTTGAGTACCTCGACGTGAACGAAGAAAATGACACTTATATCGCGTTATATGAATCCAATATCGTACCTGGAACCACGCATCTTGAAATCGAGCCCTTCACTCTTCTCGGAGCCGTAGCGGGTCTCATTCCATACCCTCACCATAATCAATCCCCACGAAACACATACCAATGCGCGATGGGAAAACAAGCTATTGGTGCGATCGGGTATAACCAGTTCAATCGGATTGATACACTTTTGTATCTTTCGGTCTATCCACAACAGCCTATggtgaagacgaagacaatCGAGCTTGTGGGGTACGATCGGCTTCCGGCGGGGCAGAATGCGACGGTGGCAGTTATGAGTTTTTCAGGATATGATATTGAAGATGCGCTTATCTTGAATAAG GCTAGTCTTGATCGAGGGTATGGACGATGTCAAGTCTTAAGGAAGAATACGACGTTGATACGAAAGTATCCTAATGGAAC CTTTGACCGCTTAGCGGATGCTCCATTGGATGAGAATGGGAGAATCGCAAAGAAGTATGACATCGTCCAACCTGACGGTCTAGCTGGAGTAAACGAACGAGTCGACCCAGGGGATGTATACGTCAACAAACAGTCTCCGGTCAACGCGAACGACAACACTTTTACTGGCCAAGCAACCAGTCCTAGTGTTCCTTACAAGAACACACCGATGACTTACAAATCACCGGTTGCGGGAATTATTGATAAAGTGATGATCAGTGAGACGGAGAATGATCAGACGTTGATCAAAGTGCTGATACGGCAGACTCGGAGACCGGAGTTGGGAGATAAATTTTCGAGTAGGCATGGGCAGAAGGGTGTATGTGGATTGATTGTGAATCAGGAGGATATGCCATTCAATGATCAGGGGATTGTTCCTG ATACGATCATGAACCCTCATGGGTTCCCGTCCCGGATGACGGTTGGGAAGATGATAGAGCTGCTTGCTGGAAAG GCAGGTGTTCTTTGTGGTAAACTCCAATACGGAACCGCGTTTGGAGGATCGAAG GTGGAAGACATGAGTAGGCTGTTGATAGAACACGGATTCAGCTATTCTGGCAAAGATATGCTTACGAGCGGGATTACTGGTGAACCGCTGGAAGCATATGTTTATTTTGGGCCTATCTATTATCAG AAATTAA AACACATGGTGATGGATAAAATGCATGCTCGTGCAAG aGGTCCTCGCGCAACGCTCACCCGTCAACCCACGGAAGGTCGATCTCGAGAAGGTGGTCTACGATTAGGAGAAATGGAACGAGATTGCCTCATTGGATATGGAGCTACCCAACTTTTATTGGAACGTCTGATGTTATCCTCCGACAAGTTTGAAGTGAACGCATGTCAGGAATGTGGGTTGTTGGGGTATAATGGATGGTGTACGTTTTGCAAGAGTTCGAAGAAGGTGGCCAAGTTGACTATTCCTTATGCTGCCAAACTGTTATTTCAGGAG TTGATGGCTATGAACGTGGTTCCCAGATTGGTACTAGATGATGCTTGA